A genomic window from Planococcus rifietoensis includes:
- a CDS encoding YusW family protein has product MKKMTAGMAAVILLAGCGTAQDTSQTTTADTENATQQQTDATNGDSGKAQGASTEQADSAEKEAKANQSASPAANGEIREFDLDLKFTDDREWEFDYDRNEASIERDSGDRLSGQQAQDEFAQLFQAIQFSTERPLEDIKREVLEAVNAEQEGVRDFEMDVKFDSGEEMEINHDVRNGETSEELNEFSLELKFVDGGESSYDFESDEREAEIERRDGSENEGAAALEEMEQLLNQVNIATDRSIDDMKAEVLQALSIDAGEVEDFELEVDYRGGEELKFSHDMK; this is encoded by the coding sequence ATGAAGAAAATGACAGCAGGAATGGCCGCAGTGATTTTATTGGCAGGATGCGGCACAGCACAAGATACGAGCCAAACGACAACAGCGGATACTGAAAATGCAACGCAGCAACAGACAGATGCAACAAATGGCGATAGCGGAAAAGCGCAAGGTGCGTCCACTGAACAAGCGGACAGCGCGGAGAAGGAAGCAAAAGCTAACCAATCAGCATCTCCAGCAGCAAACGGCGAGATCCGCGAATTCGACTTGGATTTGAAGTTCACGGATGACCGTGAATGGGAATTTGATTACGACCGAAACGAAGCGTCGATCGAGCGCGATTCCGGAGACCGGTTATCTGGCCAGCAAGCCCAAGATGAATTTGCGCAGCTTTTCCAAGCCATCCAGTTTTCAACGGAACGCCCACTGGAGGACATCAAGCGCGAGGTGTTGGAAGCAGTCAATGCCGAGCAAGAGGGCGTGCGGGATTTTGAGATGGATGTAAAATTTGATTCAGGAGAAGAAATGGAAATCAATCACGATGTGAGAAACGGTGAAACTTCTGAAGAACTTAACGAATTTTCGCTTGAACTTAAGTTTGTGGATGGCGGTGAATCGAGTTATGACTTCGAAAGCGATGAGCGGGAAGCGGAGATCGAGCGCCGTGATGGATCGGAAAACGAAGGGGCAGCAGCACTTGAAGAGATGGAACAGTTGCTCAATCAAGTCAACATCGCGACGGACCGTTCCATTGATGACATGAAAGCCGAAGTGCTGCAGGCATTGTCGATCGATGCGGGTGAAGTAGAGGATTTTGAACTTGAAGTGGATTATCGTGGCGGTGAAGAGCTTAAGTTTTCACATGATATGAAATAA
- a CDS encoding ABC transporter substrate-binding protein, whose amino-acid sequence MKRSGLILTSLAAAGILSACGASGAATGDSEDTIVLGYFPNLDHATAMVAKDQQFYENNLPEGTNVEYVTFADGSDFMTALKTGDIDGGLVGPGPAMNNYTNGADVRMIAGGASGGTVVMARDGSGIESIEDIPGSTFITPRVGCTHDVQFETYMKENDITSNRIGGEMIHQTGKPAQYEAMFETGKIDVAVAPEPWASVLAQNTGAKVIIEPDEISFGTSLPASVLVTSSELIESDPETVQAIVDAHEEATAYIEENPEESKEIVISTIDDITGQELEKSVIDGAWDNMFFSTDIDGEEIQAFGDSSFDLKFLKEKPDFSELTDTQFLN is encoded by the coding sequence ATGAAAAGATCCGGACTTATTTTAACTTCACTCGCGGCTGCGGGGATCCTGTCAGCTTGCGGAGCATCTGGCGCTGCCACAGGCGATTCCGAAGACACCATCGTACTCGGCTATTTCCCGAACCTCGACCACGCAACAGCAATGGTCGCCAAAGACCAGCAGTTTTATGAAAACAATTTGCCAGAAGGCACGAATGTCGAATACGTGACATTCGCTGATGGCTCTGACTTCATGACGGCGCTGAAAACTGGCGACATCGACGGCGGGCTAGTTGGTCCCGGGCCTGCAATGAACAACTACACGAACGGCGCGGATGTACGCATGATCGCTGGCGGCGCGAGCGGCGGAACCGTCGTCATGGCACGTGATGGCAGCGGCATCGAATCTATCGAAGACATCCCCGGCAGCACATTCATCACTCCCCGCGTCGGCTGCACACATGATGTCCAGTTCGAAACGTATATGAAAGAAAACGACATCACATCCAACCGCATCGGCGGCGAAATGATCCACCAAACCGGCAAGCCGGCACAATATGAAGCCATGTTCGAAACGGGCAAAATCGATGTCGCCGTCGCCCCGGAACCTTGGGCATCTGTTCTCGCTCAAAACACCGGCGCCAAAGTGATCATCGAACCGGATGAGATTTCCTTCGGCACTTCACTTCCAGCATCTGTCCTCGTCACTTCCAGCGAATTGATCGAGTCTGATCCTGAAACCGTCCAGGCCATTGTCGATGCGCACGAAGAAGCTACCGCTTATATTGAAGAAAATCCTGAGGAATCCAAGGAAATTGTCATCTCCACCATTGATGACATCACTGGCCAGGAACTTGAAAAATCCGTTATCGATGGCGCTTGGGACAATATGTTCTTCAGCACGGACATCGATGGCGAAGAAATCCAAGCCTTTGGCGATTCATCATTCGACTTGAAATTCCTGAAAGAAAAACCCGACTTCAGCGAATTGACCGATACGCAGTTTTTGAACTAA
- a CDS encoding ABC transporter permease has translation MKPAVKRLLFFTGLILFWGLGSHFELWHETILPSPFSVWDALVAGFADLTLVYDLVASFRRLLIGLAVSLLIGTALGILLARSKTADDTIGSMVLALQSVPSIIWLPLAMMWFGLGEGAIIFVVILGGTFVMTLNVRTGIKNVNPLYIKAARTMGSNGIDLFWKVIIPASIPYLVTGARLAWAFAWRALMAGELLSAGPGLGYTLRYASDFGNMALVIGVMIIIGVVGAVVDQLIFQRIEKNVLKRWGLES, from the coding sequence ATGAAGCCCGCAGTTAAGCGCCTCTTGTTTTTCACTGGACTTATCCTATTCTGGGGCCTCGGTTCCCATTTCGAATTATGGCATGAAACAATCCTCCCTTCCCCGTTTAGCGTATGGGATGCATTGGTCGCAGGATTTGCTGACCTGACCTTGGTCTATGATTTGGTCGCGAGTTTCCGCCGGCTGTTGATCGGGCTCGCTGTTTCCTTGTTGATCGGCACAGCGCTCGGCATTTTGCTGGCACGCTCGAAAACGGCCGATGACACAATCGGCTCGATGGTGCTCGCCTTACAAAGCGTACCGAGCATCATCTGGCTGCCGCTTGCAATGATGTGGTTCGGCCTCGGCGAAGGTGCCATCATCTTCGTTGTCATTTTAGGCGGCACATTCGTCATGACACTCAACGTACGGACGGGCATTAAAAACGTCAATCCACTCTACATAAAAGCAGCACGCACAATGGGGTCGAACGGCATCGACTTGTTCTGGAAAGTCATCATCCCGGCTTCCATCCCTTATCTCGTAACCGGCGCCCGCCTCGCCTGGGCATTTGCCTGGCGTGCGTTGATGGCCGGCGAACTGCTTAGTGCCGGGCCAGGGCTTGGCTATACATTGCGCTACGCTTCCGACTTCGGCAATATGGCGCTGGTCATCGGCGTCATGATCATCATCGGTGTCGTCGGTGCAGTCGTCGACCAATTGATTTTCCAACGCATCGAAAAGAATGTCCTGAAACGCTGGGGACTTGAATCCTAA
- a CDS encoding ABC transporter ATP-binding protein, whose product MFIEIQHINKIYTDKDNNANTVLEDINLEIPKGQFVSILGPSGCGKSTLLSMIAGLTSASSGGIVVDGKNVQKPGKDRGMVFQEAALFPWMTVTENVVFPLRKEMNKKQAIERARHFLQMVQLSNYAGHYPHELSGGMQQRVSIARSLAMDPAVLLMDEPFGALDEQTRSRLHGQLEKIWIDTQKTIVFVTHSIQESIKLSDRIVVMGTRPGTVIADIEVDIPRPRDEHKQQVAALEERIMGLLKGEIDKVINEELAYEARS is encoded by the coding sequence TTGTTTATTGAAATCCAGCACATCAACAAGATCTATACCGATAAAGACAATAATGCCAATACGGTATTAGAAGATATCAACCTGGAAATCCCGAAAGGCCAATTCGTCTCGATTCTCGGCCCTTCCGGCTGCGGCAAGTCGACTTTACTATCGATGATCGCCGGCCTGACTTCCGCTTCGTCGGGCGGCATCGTCGTCGACGGAAAAAATGTACAAAAGCCCGGGAAAGACCGCGGCATGGTGTTTCAGGAAGCCGCTTTGTTTCCATGGATGACCGTTACGGAAAATGTCGTCTTTCCACTTCGCAAAGAAATGAATAAAAAGCAGGCGATTGAACGCGCCCGCCATTTCCTGCAGATGGTGCAGCTCAGCAATTACGCAGGCCATTACCCGCACGAGCTGTCGGGCGGCATGCAACAGCGCGTTTCAATCGCACGTTCACTCGCGATGGACCCGGCTGTTCTCTTAATGGATGAACCGTTCGGCGCACTTGACGAACAGACGCGCAGCCGGCTTCACGGACAGTTGGAGAAGATCTGGATCGATACGCAGAAAACCATCGTCTTCGTCACGCACAGCATACAGGAATCGATCAAACTATCGGATCGCATCGTGGTCATGGGCACACGGCCCGGCACCGTTATCGCCGACATCGAAGTCGATATCCCGCGCCCCCGGGACGAACACAAACAACAAGTCGCCGCACTCGAAGAACGCATCATGGGGCTGTTAAAAGGCGAAATCGACAAAGTCATAAACGAGGAGCTTGCCTATGAAGCCCGCAGTTAA